The nucleotide window CTCTAGGACTTCTACCTCGCCACATAGATCTTGGCATCTCTGTAGGTTCACGGGTAATTGTTGAGCCTAGCTGTATGGGATTCCATCCATACAGAGTCCACCGAGCTTGGAACAGAGCTCCCATTACCCAGGCAGGTTACAACTGGGAGCCTTGTCCTTTAGGGCGGGGGTTCCCTCTAGAGCGGGAAGGAGGTCAGACATATTAAACCACACCAAACCAACGTAATAAAGGTTTTTACCCCCACTACATCCCTACATGGTAGCTATGGTAAGTTGATTCTATCTAGGAGGGCTTAACCCTATTAGCTAGCTTATCGGCTTCTAATACACTGATGTCATTAATAGAATAACTCTAAGATCTAGGTCTCTGAAAATCCTCATAACTTTATCTGGGTTCTCATATCTAAGGGCAGGTAGGAGAAGCAGTGTATCAAATAGATTTTATTATTATCCTGCGTGTTTTCTATCTCACGGAGACTATCTTCTTTGGTTTCCTTGAGCAATATTTTACTATGCTTTTTCCATAGAGAGCAAACTATGCCGTTTCTCTTATTTGTTCTATCGCGATCTTATCATCTATTGCTATGATCATAACCTTCTATCCCTCGCTAATCTTTGCAGCCTCAGCGATGACCCTAAATATAATAATTATTTTTTCTCCTTACCAACATGTTGGCAACCTTTACTAATGTAGATATGGCTTAGCGCATTATTTTATTATCTAGTGTTTGACTTTATATTAAAACTCGGTTCTTCAATACAGCTTAACTATACCTTAAGCTACTAATCATTACAACAAAAGTATCGTCCTTCCTTTCCAGGATAAAGAGTCCTGACCTGCTCCCCGCCCTGAAGGGTGAGGCTTCCACTTGTGAGATTTATAGAATAGGCCTTAGTATTATGATTTGGTGCTTTGGAGTTTATGGAAAGAGATATTCGCTTGGATGCTATTAGGTATTAGATGTAGCTTATAGATATCTGGTGGGGTTCTTTTGCATGTATGATGAAAGGGGGGAAGAGGCTTGGGTGGAAGATCTTATAAAGATGGTTAGGAGGATCTTTAGAGGGGAAGAGATTAATAGGTGTATGCCTAAAAACATTAGGATCTCTTGTAACATCTACCCAGGAATATGTTTATTGATAGGAGATGGCCCTGCTGAGGATAGAATAGCCCAGCTAGGGATCAAGCCCCTTTTCGTGGGGAGAATAGTTGGTGTAGCCTTTGAGGGGAAGATCTATCCATCTCCATGGCTTCTCGAGGATCTATATAAATGTACCGGTGAGATAAGATCTGCTATTGAGGCGGCGCAGCAAGGTGTTAAGGCATTTCTCTATGGAAACGATCTTCTTGTAGCTAGCGTGAACAAGATCTACGGCCCTTTTAAAAGGGGAGATATAGTAGCTATCATAGATCCAGTTGACAAGAGGGTAATAGGTGTTGCAAGGGCTACGATGAACCCAGAGGAGATAGAAAGGGCAAGATCTAGGGGTAGGTTGACAGATGTGGCTGCTAAAAACATTTTGGATCTAGGGTGGTTCCTAAGAGTTCTCAAACCAGTAGAGGAATGGGATTAAAATATTACCATGAAGAAGCTCAGCCTTATAACTTGAAGCCTCTTTCCACGAACGATCTCCAGTATGATGAATATAGGCTGAAACAGAGCTATTTCTATATAACATGCTTCAGACCTATAAACAGCTATATAACCTCTACATCTTCCCAAATCCTATCCCTAGATCTGGTAAGAGAGACATACTATCATCTCCTTATCCCTAGCGTTTCCCCACTCACGGTGCTTCTAATTACTTTTAATCATTTTTAGTTCCGTGAGTGGGGTTAGCCCTCAGTGTGGGATCAATAGCTTCACCCGCACCCCATGGGG belongs to Sulfolobales archaeon and includes:
- a CDS encoding PUA domain-containing protein; the encoded protein is MYDERGEEAWVEDLIKMVRRIFRGEEINRCMPKNIRISCNIYPGICLLIGDGPAEDRIAQLGIKPLFVGRIVGVAFEGKIYPSPWLLEDLYKCTGEIRSAIEAAQQGVKAFLYGNDLLVASVNKIYGPFKRGDIVAIIDPVDKRVIGVARATMNPEEIERARSRGRLTDVAAKNILDLGWFLRVLKPVEEWD